The Naumovozyma dairenensis CBS 421 chromosome 2, complete genome genome segment AAGCGCAAAGAGCGTCCAGAGAAGAGAAACAAGAGACAAATAAGTTGAAGAAAGCTCTCAacgaaaatgaagaaattgctAGAATATATGCCTCTAATGCCAtaaggaagaaaaatgaaagattGCAACTTTTGAAGTTGGCTTCTAGGATTGATTCTGTAGCTTCAAGGGTACAGACTGCAGTAACTATGAGACAAGTGTCTGGATCAATGGCACAAGTTTGTAAGGGGATGGATAAGGCATTAGCTAATATGAATTTACAACAGATAACAATGGTTATGGATAAATTTGAACAACAATTTGAAGACCTAGATACAAGTGTTAACGTTTATGAAGATATGGGCGTTAGTTCAGATGCAATGTTGgttgataatgataaagtaGATGAGTTAATGGGTAAAGTGGCTGATGAAAATGGTATGGAATTAAAGCAAAGTGCCAAATTGGACAACTTACCTCAAATAGAAAAAGCAGAACCTGTaacagaagaaaaagaagacaaatTGGCTCAAAGATTAAGAGCTTTACGTAgttgaaattttctttaCATGCCGCATTTTATGacataatataaatactctattttgtaaattaaattttctgattaatatttattgtttttcctTATATTACCTAGTTGCTGTGATTATCT includes the following:
- the DID2 gene encoding Did2p (similar to Saccharomyces cerevisiae DID2 (YKR035W-A); ancestral locus Anc_1.249) produces the protein MSRNPAAGLENTLFQLKFTSKQLQKQAQRASREEKQETNKLKKALNENEEIARIYASNAIRKKNERLQLLKLASRIDSVASRVQTAVTMRQVSGSMAQVCKGMDKALANMNLQQITMVMDKFEQQFEDLDTSVNVYEDMGVSSDAMLVDNDKVDELMGKVADENGMELKQSAKLDNLPQIEKAEPVTEEKEDKLAQRLRALRS